One Dioscorea cayenensis subsp. rotundata cultivar TDr96_F1 chromosome 19, TDr96_F1_v2_PseudoChromosome.rev07_lg8_w22 25.fasta, whole genome shotgun sequence genomic window, AACCAAGCCAAGCCTTTTGAGCTTCAGAAGGGAAGTGGAAGAAAGTGGACTAAGGAGAAGGATTTACATCAACTGGAACAATGCAAGGAAGACTCAGTCGATAAATTTGAACTCATTCAAATTGTTGGTAAGAATCCCTTTCTCTGGCATGATCATTGGCCTGTTACAGACTATGCGAAGATCTTTGAATGCATGTCATTTGTTGAAGAGATTGAAGAAGAGGCTGTTAAAGTTATATCCAAGATTAGAGAGGTAGGAGCTAAGGCAAGAAGCGAAAGCTTTGCTCATGATCATACATCTGGCTCATTAATCCAATCTGTGCCATATATTGCTGTTCATATGAGAGTTGAAAAAGACTGGATGATCCATTGTAAGAAACTGGAGCAGAGACTTAATATCAATCAGATATGCAGCAATAAAACGGAGATTACTGAAAGAGTTGCCAAAATCAGTGTCTTGCAGAAACCGATTGTGGTCTACCTTGCAGTTGCTGACAGCCTTCTTGAAGACAATTCAATATTAAGCGGATGGCATCAAGGTCTGCTTCCTTTTGAGAAAAAGAAACTGGGCGTCTGGGATATCTACAAGAAGTATCCATATCTCGTTCAATCTGCTATTGACTATGAGGTATGCTTGAGAGCTGATGTTTTTATCGGTAATAGCTATTCTACATTTTCAAGTCTCATAGTGCTTGAAAGAACACTTAAGTTGATAAAGATAGGGGTCGCGAGATCGTGCGGTAGGGATGCAAGACTTCCTTCTTATGCATACAACATAGTCGGGAAAGACGGCGGCCCTCAGAGTTGGATGACAGATTTTTCAGCTTCAAACCTTCAAAGTATAAGCTATGGAACTAATAACGTTTCATGTGAGTCTAAAGTGTTGCAAAGCAAGTGGAAGTGAAGTATACAGTGGCAGAACAAAGATTAGGGTATAGAAACTTGTGAATGTTGGGAGggtattgtttcattttttgctAACAGTAATAAGGTGCTCAAATTGAAGCAGCTTGTAAATGTTCTGACAGAGAAACATACTTCTACTTTACTCTGTGGGTGTTATGGTATACCGTTTCTCAAACAGTTCGCTTTGTGTAATTCTGTGTAAAAGATCATAACCAATTGCTTTGTCTACTAAAATTGATATTGCAGTGAATGATTTGGTGTATGGAATTTCATCATCTTGCTTGTTAACCAACCATTCAGAAGCAATCCTTCACAGGGTATAACATGGAGGTTTAGATGAATGTTTATGACTTATTATCATTAATAGCAATCTCTTCATGACTCAGTAGAGCATTGATGCATTAATTTCCCTAATTCCTGTTGTTTCCTTACAAGAATCACTATGATGCTTAATAAGCATGGCGAAAGGTCATAGCCCTTTTGTTTCATC contains:
- the LOC120250597 gene encoding O-fucosyltransferase 23-like isoform X1, with amino-acid sequence MRKDASSMSMDFPNCRQLTHCNMNSVVWKLVLLALILFALKTVILHPFPGFWWIQQKGIHWTAASTTPAFQSSVRKDKFLEVPQIAWGLNNQKIAFARACLTARLLNRTLLMPSLSASLFYKEVELLEAVAFDKIFQFERFNTMCNGFIRLGRYSDLLNQAKPFELQKGSGRKWTKEKDLHQLEQCKEDSVDKFELIQIVGKNPFLWHDHWPVTDYAKIFECMSFVEEIEEEAVKVISKIREVGAKARSESFAHDHTSGSLIQSVPYIAVHMRVEKDWMIHCKKLEQRLNINQICSNKTEITERVAKISVLQKPIVVYLAVADSLLEDNSILSGWHQGLLPFEKKKLGVWDIYKKYPYLVQSAIDYEVCLRADVFIGNSYSTFSSLIVLERTLKLIKIGVARSCGRDARLPSYAYNIVGKDGGPQSWMTDFSASNLQSISYGTNNVSCESKVLQSKWK
- the LOC120250597 gene encoding O-fucosyltransferase 23-like isoform X2; this translates as MNSVVWKLVLLALILFALKTVILHPFPGFWWIQQKGIHWTAASTTPAFQSSVRKDKFLEVPQIAWGLNNQKIAFARACLTARLLNRTLLMPSLSASLFYKEVELLEAVAFDKIFQFERFNTMCNGFIRLGRYSDLLNQAKPFELQKGSGRKWTKEKDLHQLEQCKEDSVDKFELIQIVGKNPFLWHDHWPVTDYAKIFECMSFVEEIEEEAVKVISKIREVGAKARSESFAHDHTSGSLIQSVPYIAVHMRVEKDWMIHCKKLEQRLNINQICSNKTEITERVAKISVLQKPIVVYLAVADSLLEDNSILSGWHQGLLPFEKKKLGVWDIYKKYPYLVQSAIDYEVCLRADVFIGNSYSTFSSLIVLERTLKLIKIGVARSCGRDARLPSYAYNIVGKDGGPQSWMTDFSASNLQSISYGTNNVSCESKVLQSKWK